One Gloeothece verrucosa PCC 7822 DNA window includes the following coding sequences:
- a CDS encoding class I SAM-dependent methyltransferase, translating to MTNNKEYFRDAWSIYEQVTALNYMEHQDIYEIVHQYIVKNYREPFSFLELGCGDARYSAKALLATAISNYTGVDLSLGGLNLAPKNLKNINCIVELKQQEMSDFLESCNSSFDLILISFALHHLSSKQKQVFLQQCWNCLNSKGTLLLIDVFCRNQETLPEYLARYCGHIQTQWQQIPSQSISKIVGHISTSDYPESESTLRHWAQEIGFNQVKLIYDGKHDVHKAFALIKNS from the coding sequence ATAACAAATAATAAAGAATATTTTAGGGATGCCTGGTCAATCTACGAACAAGTCACCGCATTAAACTACATGGAGCATCAGGACATTTATGAAATAGTTCATCAGTATATCGTCAAAAATTACCGGGAACCCTTTTCTTTTTTGGAACTAGGTTGTGGGGATGCTAGATATTCTGCTAAAGCTCTTTTAGCAACAGCCATTAGTAATTACACCGGAGTCGATCTTTCTTTAGGTGGATTAAACTTAGCACCTAAAAATCTAAAGAATATTAATTGTATTGTCGAGCTAAAGCAACAGGAGATGTCTGATTTTTTAGAGTCTTGTAATTCAAGCTTTGATTTAATCCTCATTTCTTTTGCCTTGCACCATTTAAGCTCAAAACAAAAGCAAGTATTTTTACAGCAGTGCTGGAATTGTCTTAATTCAAAAGGAACACTATTACTAATTGATGTTTTTTGTAGAAATCAGGAAACTCTACCAGAATATTTAGCCAGATACTGCGGACATATACAAACTCAATGGCAACAAATCCCATCTCAGTCAATTAGTAAAATTGTTGGGCACATTTCCACCAGCGATTATCCTGAATCAGAATCTACTCTCCGACATTGGGCGCAAGAGATAGGTTTTAATCAAGTAAAATTAATTTATGATGGCAAACACGATGTTCACAAAGCATTTGCCTTGATTAAAAATTCTTAG
- a CDS encoding DEAD/DEAH box helicase encodes MVNVIRGTTTDKPVSSQNLADYFEKRTDIEGTLYLGYPIIGTAQGGYKIDALLISKQHGVIVFQIEEGTKINKNVEEIQDESITKLESKFLQYKELLNKRKLMVEIAVVTYAPAVRNYPNHISPDEYPILISNEDLENFINKCDWKQGEDYFEKVNSVIQAITTIRKKNPRTTTKPDSRGTKLKHLEESIANLDETQNAAVLETVEGVQRIRGLAGSGKTIVLALKVAYLHATHPDWQIAVTFNTRSLKGQFINLITKFTYEHTNEEPDWEKIKIIHAWGSPKMDGIYYEFCKIHNIEYFDFEAAKKLTPYEGQEFDAVCKKALTQLRERFLQYYDVILVDEAQDFSKYFLRICYHILKKPKRLVYAYDELQSLNKKIMESPESLFGNDEENKPIVTLKNSPGEPKQDVVLNTCYRNSRPILTSAHALGFGIYRTGGLIQMFEYAGLWEDIGYEVKDGRLEDGKFVKLSRTPKTSPKFLEDHSPIDDLIIFKTFNNNQEQIEWLLQQIKINLQEDELRYDDIMVIHTEPKTTKSAVGKARDLLFKEEINSNLAGVTTSQDEFFKDDAIVFTSIYRAKGNEAAMVYVINAQECYSGTELAKKRNILFTAMTRSKAWLRVIGYGEGMKRLEQEFNQIKHHNFALEFTYPTQEQRQQMNLINRDISQEERKKITKQKQTVEYIDKIMADLPEEERRKIIEKWQNPVDSEQ; translated from the coding sequence ATGGTTAACGTTATTCGCGGTACGACTACAGACAAACCAGTTTCATCACAAAATTTAGCTGATTATTTTGAAAAGCGTACTGATATTGAAGGCACGTTGTATCTGGGATATCCTATTATAGGAACGGCTCAAGGTGGCTATAAAATCGATGCTCTTTTGATTTCTAAACAACATGGAGTTATTGTTTTTCAGATAGAAGAAGGGACAAAGATAAATAAAAATGTTGAAGAAATTCAGGATGAAAGTATAACTAAACTAGAATCAAAATTTTTACAATATAAAGAACTTTTAAACAAACGAAAATTAATGGTAGAGATAGCTGTAGTTACTTATGCTCCTGCCGTCAGAAATTATCCAAATCATATTTCACCAGATGAGTATCCTATTTTAATTAGTAATGAAGATTTGGAAAATTTTATTAATAAGTGTGATTGGAAACAGGGAGAGGATTATTTTGAAAAAGTCAATTCAGTGATTCAGGCGATAACAACCATTAGAAAGAAAAATCCAAGAACCACAACTAAACCTGATTCTAGAGGAACAAAATTAAAACATCTAGAAGAGTCTATAGCTAACTTAGATGAAACTCAAAATGCCGCCGTTTTAGAAACCGTTGAAGGGGTACAAAGAATTAGAGGACTTGCTGGTTCAGGTAAAACTATAGTTTTAGCACTAAAAGTTGCCTATCTTCATGCTACTCATCCAGATTGGCAGATTGCTGTAACCTTTAATACCCGTTCTTTAAAAGGTCAGTTTATCAATTTAATTACTAAATTTACCTATGAACATACTAATGAAGAGCCTGATTGGGAAAAGATAAAAATTATTCATGCTTGGGGAAGTCCAAAAATGGACGGAATTTACTATGAATTTTGTAAAATACATAACATAGAATATTTCGATTTTGAGGCAGCTAAAAAATTAACGCCTTATGAAGGTCAAGAATTTGATGCTGTTTGTAAAAAGGCTTTAACTCAACTAAGAGAGCGTTTTTTACAATACTATGATGTAATTTTAGTTGATGAAGCTCAAGATTTTTCTAAATATTTTTTAAGAATTTGTTACCATATTTTAAAAAAACCAAAACGTTTAGTTTATGCTTATGATGAGTTACAAAGTCTTAATAAAAAAATAATGGAATCTCCAGAATCCCTTTTTGGCAACGATGAAGAAAATAAGCCAATAGTAACTCTCAAAAACTCACCAGGAGAACCTAAACAAGATGTTGTTCTTAATACCTGCTATAGGAATTCCAGACCAATTTTAACCTCTGCTCATGCTTTAGGTTTTGGAATATATAGAACTGGTGGTTTAATCCAAATGTTTGAATATGCAGGATTATGGGAAGATATTGGTTATGAAGTAAAAGATGGAAGACTAGAGGATGGAAAGTTTGTCAAATTGAGTAGAACACCAAAAACTAGCCCAAAATTTCTGGAAGATCATTCACCAATAGATGATTTAATAATATTTAAAACTTTTAATAATAATCAAGAGCAAATTGAATGGTTATTACAACAAATAAAAATAAATCTTCAAGAAGATGAGCTTAGATATGATGATATCATGGTAATTCACACTGAACCTAAGACTACTAAATCTGCTGTAGGAAAAGCTAGAGATTTACTTTTTAAAGAAGAAATTAATTCTAACTTAGCCGGTGTAACTACATCGCAGGATGAATTTTTTAAGGATGATGCTATTGTCTTCACAAGTATATATAGAGCGAAAGGTAATGAAGCAGCTATGGTTTATGTAATCAATGCTCAAGAATGTTATTCAGGAACAGAACTTGCTAAAAAAAGAAATATTTTATTTACTGCTATGACAAGAAGTAAAGCCTGGCTAAGAGTAATAGGTTATGGTGAAGGAATGAAAAGGCTAGAGCAAGAATTTAATCAAATTAAACATCATAATTTTGCTCTTGAATTTACTTATCCTACACAAGAGCAGCGTCAACAAATGAATTTAATTAATAGAGATATAAGTCAAGAAGAACGTAAAAAAATTACTAAACAAAAACAAACTGTAGAATATATTGATAAAATTATGGCTGATTTGCCTGAAGAAGAAAGACGTAAAATAATAGAAAAATGGCAAAATCCTGTAGATTCAGAACAATAA
- a CDS encoding Uma2 family endonuclease gives MTVLTLNLSSVGQLTDEAFYNLCRTNPDLKFECTEDGKLIIVSPTGGETGIRNRRITQRLGNWTDEDNSGVSFDSSTCFKLPSGAKRSPDAAWIILERWESLTPEQRQKFPPLAPDFVIELRSPTDELDSLQAKMREYMSNGVRLGWLIDPILRRVEVYRLGEEVEVLESPSSLSGEDVLPGFVLDLDRIL, from the coding sequence GTGACCGTTTTAACCTTAAACTTATCATCAGTAGGTCAGCTAACGGATGAAGCTTTCTACAATCTATGCCGCACTAACCCAGACCTAAAATTTGAATGCACAGAGGACGGAAAACTAATTATTGTGTCACCGACAGGAGGAGAAACGGGAATTCGGAATCGGAGAATTACCCAACGTTTAGGGAACTGGACTGATGAAGATAATAGCGGCGTTTCTTTTGATTCTTCTACTTGTTTCAAGTTGCCTAGCGGTGCTAAACGTTCTCCGGATGCGGCTTGGATTATACTAGAACGATGGGAGTCTTTAACCCCCGAACAGCGTCAAAAATTCCCTCCCTTAGCGCCTGATTTTGTTATCGAGTTGCGTTCTCCTACCGATGAGTTGGATAGTTTACAGGCAAAAATGCGAGAATATATGAGTAATGGGGTACGCTTGGGATGGCTTATCGATCCGATCCTTCGCCGAGTGGAAGTTTATCGCTTAGGAGAGGAGGTGGAGGTTTTAGAGTCTCCCTCGAGTTTGTCGGGTGAGGATGTTTTGCCGGGGTTTGTGTTGGATTTAGATAGGATTCTTTAA
- a CDS encoding Uma2 family endonuclease, producing the protein MSVVSSESIEVDTSVRLWTVEEYYHMAEVGILGPDERVELIAGEIYQKMSPQGTPHYTTITRTERMLRQGLGTRVLLRIQAPVHLNDYSEPEPDIAVVYPDPMDYIEHHPYPDDILLLIEVADKTLKRDCQLKAKEYASAGIKDYWVLDVNNRQLYLFREPGQEGYSSQVILSENEEVSPLEFPELKFVVRDLLAPMISQ; encoded by the coding sequence ATGTCAGTTGTATCAAGTGAATCTATTGAAGTAGATACTTCTGTCCGTTTATGGACGGTTGAGGAATATTATCACATGGCTGAGGTGGGAATTCTAGGGCCAGATGAACGGGTAGAATTAATTGCAGGGGAAATTTATCAAAAGATGAGTCCACAGGGTACACCTCACTATACAACTATTACCCGAACTGAACGAATGTTGCGGCAGGGTTTGGGGACTAGGGTATTATTGCGAATACAAGCGCCTGTTCATTTGAATGATTATTCTGAACCAGAACCCGATATAGCGGTGGTTTATCCTGATCCGATGGATTATATTGAACATCATCCTTATCCTGATGATATTTTATTACTCATTGAAGTGGCAGATAAAACTCTTAAGAGAGATTGTCAGTTAAAGGCGAAGGAGTATGCTAGTGCAGGGATTAAAGATTATTGGGTGTTGGATGTGAATAACCGTCAGTTGTATCTCTTTCGAGAACCGGGACAAGAGGGTTATTCTAGTCAGGTTATTCTTTCAGAAAATGAGGAAGTTTCGCCTTTAGAATTTCCTGAGTTAAAGTTTGTTGTTCGAGATCTTTTAGCCCCTATGATCAGTCAATAA